The genome window CCCCGACTGCGAAATCGCCACCACCAGCGTCTCCGGCCCGAAGGGGGAATCCCCGTATCGAAGCTCGCTCGAAAGCCCCGCCTCCGCCGGCAGCCCCGCAAGCTCCTCCACCGCCACCTTCCCCACCAGGGCCGCGTGCCAAGCCGTCCCGCACCCCGCCAGCACCACCCGCTTCAGGCGCCCCACCGGAAGATCCAGCTCCCCTCCCAGCCCTTCCTCCCGCCCGGCGAATTCCGCCGCCAGCGTCTGCGGCTGCTCGTGGATCTCCTTGAGCATGAAATGCGCATAGCCCCCCTTGGCCGCCCCCTCCGCCTCCCACGAAATCTCTAGGGGACGGCGCCGGCGGCGCTCGAAGCCGCGCCCGAAAATCTGGACCCCGTCCCGGTCCACTTTGGCGACCTCGCCCTCCTCGAGGGGAACGATCCGCCGCGTGTACGGCAGAAGGGCCGAAAGATCGCTCGCCAGAAAATTCTCCCCCTCGCCCAACCCGAGCACGAGAGGACAGTTCACCCGCGCCGCGACCAGAAGCCCCGGGTAATCCGCGAAAATGACCCCCAGGGCGAAACTCCCGCGGATCCGCTCCAGCGCCATCGTCACGGACCGCAGCGGATGCCCTCCGAGCTTGCGGTAGAAATGTTCCACGAGGTGCGGGATGACTTCCGTGTCCGTCGCGGAACCGAAGCGGTGGCCGCGCAGCTCGCGGCGAAGCTCCTGATAGTTCTCGACGATGCCGTTGTGGACGACGGCGATCCGCCCGTCGCAGGAGCGGTGGGGATGGGCGTTTTCTTCGGTCACGCCGCCGTGCGTAGCCCACCGCGTATGTCCCAACCCGGACGAACCCCGCAGCGGACGGGCCCTCAGGCGCTCCACGAGCGCGTCGATCCGCCCGGGGGCCCGCGCCACGTCCAGACCGCGGCCGTTCTGGACCACGACTCCGGCCGAGTCGTATCCCCGATACTCCAGGCGCCGGAGCCCGTCGAGGAGAACCCCGAGCGCCTCCCGGCCGCCGACATATCCGACGATGCCGCACATAGGTCTGCGCGTCCCGATGCGAAACTCGAATCCCCCGGGAGAATCGCGGGGAATTCTACCATCCGACCGCGGCGAAAGCGACAGGCTCGGCCGCTCGTTTGACATCCCGCCGCGGGGCCGATAGCCTCCTCTATTCATGACGGTCGTGGGTCGACTGGCTCCGAGCCCCACCGGCTCTCTTCATCTCGGCAACGCGCGAACCTTCCTCTGGGCGTGGCTCTCCGCCCGCAGCCGC of Planctomycetota bacterium contains these proteins:
- a CDS encoding isomerizing glutamine--fructose-6-phosphate transaminase — encoded protein: MCGIVGYVGGREALGVLLDGLRRLEYRGYDSAGVVVQNGRGLDVARAPGRIDALVERLRARPLRGSSGLGHTRWATHGGVTEENAHPHRSCDGRIAVVHNGIVENYQELRRELRGHRFGSATDTEVIPHLVEHFYRKLGGHPLRSVTMALERIRGSFALGVIFADYPGLLVAARVNCPLVLGLGEGENFLASDLSALLPYTRRIVPLEEGEVAKVDRDGVQIFGRGFERRRRRPLEISWEAEGAAKGGYAHFMLKEIHEQPQTLAAEFAGREEGLGGELDLPVGRLKRVVLAGCGTAWHAALVGKVAVEELAGLPAEAGLSSELRYGDSPFGPETLVVAISQSG